In Plasmodium falciparum 3D7 genome assembly, chromosome: 5, the following proteins share a genomic window:
- a CDS encoding MMS19-like protein, putative → MASLEELIEEYICPEKVMFTYGKEKKIELIYEKNKDKEENKIRDNILEKLLFLIENEDYEDYEENEKGHREETYKEYEKKSHSTYVNNVRSSNHVLSKDIFDMCPYKIKKWPNNNLIKIITILKKYYFCSENMKRGSSINLVTQLLERIDICDMPLDYFESIIYFFIKKIEDWHCINGVVNFFFLMFEKYEHVLKRIYYDNEITELYKNLFIYKNKEKRTKNKNKNENENELYIHNDVTIGDNNNNNNNDGNNNNNNNDGNNNNNNNHYVGDLRTMNCFNDEEENDKIDALMEKDILYEKCGVNVNCCGSDGNYEDGNYEDGNYEDGNYEDGNYEDGNYEDDKCLSSFDEYESDYDNNFYAEPSDYNSSDEEDYIQVRRINKEQDEGEGLCIVYNILKKLFKHIHAPSYLQGIRLNYYKIILISLEKFRNEIITVPNFINKIQVQLENESDPRNILILFDIIYLLCNAYISPLETSEDFISINEYHLYEQRDDEIIKVVKSNDDDGDVPKSNNNNNNNDDNNDDDEDVLKSNNNNNNNNNNDNNNDHHNNIHNDVAKNHNNDEKRKKEYINDESLFTYDKETNYLKSLIDISFYYFPIEFINNDGRYDSITEENLEESFFRCLLSNKRLGAYVIMNILDQFYNSENDEISEKNLKSILRALELCVPYYGCECASKFITTVVGLIDLECVENNSTDKMVSYFIDILLVFINILNKEPISTKYNIFNKYLSSMFKKIQKYVILHKSTYENRTYNINEIVEILKGNKEIHKNGDNNKKYIYDDNHKKYIYDDNNKKYIYDDNHKKYIYDDNHKKYIYDESKMVVDMKEDTYRIINSYDYSSHNSSDNEDNNNNYFINTNEHNKNNMYGSDESDKNIFTIIKEKNEIEKIKEKKQKEKKKNRIKLDKFPVLQKILISISKENNYIFLYILYTIVKPILKECYYLICFLTSQNEVMKKYMKKINDNNKNDNNKNNKNGNNKNNKNGNNKKSNNNNNNLCSNEDKKFFTRNEKEEEESKYNIRIKKLFNILTSYINFVNNILENSVETYKVIKYNIYFLNEIYIVREIIRIGGDLFVNKYHECGLELFNILINLICIHNNDNVLQKELNFDDDNLSIYLINTIISFFSIVGFNNELIQISEYKKKEVYLYYKCYNKLYNLKIDNNSFNYTDLWREHILQNSFNFMEDIRKNNEENVLNQNCEFNKNTLLFFLSLINKIIKYKYMHIKNYLNTMLINMSLFILKIYVCKEEHMDSYIELLKKLCPMDNITYIIFVITNISSFILHYFYKDVQRFKEDYICIRSGDNICGDKICGDNIWGDNICDDNICGDNICGDNICGDNICDDNICGDNICGDNICGDNICGDNICGDNICGDNICGDNICGDNICGDNICGDNICGDNICGDNICGDNICGDNICGDKICGDNICGDNICGDDKNKSLNNINMIEKDKETYSDLFQYIYYKQNCNYCLDKNMLKVGYSLKFPNLLFEKSKNVEDVACRKEEDYEKDIKKPDFEEIKDNNICVSGNVQNVQEEDNNIIKIIVNLDMDNDEIVNYHFNFLLSLTYLHLYYRYVNVTNILFLEDYNKDKTILSLENIQNENGCKNKKEMLYGIFISINIMEIMDLCIKYMYEESVLNKFLCLKEMEDEKNKMRKNKRNNVMVEKDYMKIIDDDKENIFYYRNYLNKIKEFIHINHINDLEITDFDDIGGIISGDKYIPENDGNNDKDKNLNMINNNLFNYDVLSFKKKKFTNFNLIINTKELLYMLRIILSINIVYNKIKNECNITKNNRQEKLLFSFCKYIYYKWKGIMNYLFMYFDKIKNRKIFLENLIDHCLNKVDECIINLDPVKGDIYCDTFKNMYNLEHNHFHHNLYNSNNIMIHKKYGNHPIYLYKSLNVLLIFFIPTMLGIDNNISERHIYDLLHLCMYIYMLYMYNVTTSFKGIRGPSMLKEQVKEQKEKTGVERSNEGVEEDDCGDVYVTHGDEDNDGDEDEDNDGDEDEDNDDNDGDEDEDNDDNDGDEDNGGDEDNDGNDDDGNDDDDDNDDNNDDNNNDNNDDNNDDNNNDNNDDNNNDNNNDDDFYYSDCDSYDDYTKRERTFIFKKSFFFKKKKNKINNNIIMNNDVLKSYDSFLNFLNEKNRTMLYCVEKNDIIHKINYDVIRNALQFIDLDLYENIYHCALQVLSIIIYNKLYKTEELNYVYIHMNIIKYCTLKLKDSIIFKIVIDHFTNIYQALVNNNLKKNKYEENKNNNNINKINKINIFLPIDSFLKFISNTFNFTFYEDEKIQRKIMNRCDYDIMNIHVQALFFLFDNLYCKKEIIHDKTKYDLYLTHDYYSDKIDYKKNCYTINVHILDNIYTNKIIDEKTEDCNKKINFSWKYLKKININVYNSVIIKLINIQSLFQIHKDKSSSSTHEETSDFYFMCHFFISIFQMFSLFYDLGLYHMHKQEEKLKKEKKSRHHDMSNDIYDEENIENIYRNMNNKRDKHVLIIFYYTYTSHIYNTLFPNVYNIDTNTLFCNNNFNSIYFRQHDDFMNTYKNFLVLFLYHMYNYLYFIDITNKFITITQYFFLINKFNISFESSLSYDLIRNKKEVVEFVEKNVDNLCGGYNKKDKDNDAKCGDKYGDKYGDKYGDKYGDKYGDKYGDKYDDKYDNKYDDKYNIIIKKKELVISSNEHNVDTYKNNKINSIYDLNKIKDNSPIIYNVKYKRKQEKTKINCKYLTLINLKLILLSYMSIQEIVDKNYYSILEICILKGINKVANFFINKKEYLRNNRKYITQVLRYNNDMVKDIFTRDYKKKNRKRKGKKEKTKIERNIKNELLYEENLENEENESIIQNIIYDQILPSYSEYKKLIIRKIISMNFILCLRLLYLIINTLNYFLKYENKIYHKEQNEENIKILKKNIYFLLSYKSIIMKNVMKMLVSVPLGLIRYLCVCVLYIISFFNYHSFLSYETIQDINWYLSIASNDPHKKVRKMVVLCRTRWM, encoded by the exons ataatcattatgTTGGTGATTTGAGAACGATGAATTGCTTTAATGACGAAGAAGAGAACGACAAAATTGATGCCCTCATGGAAaaagatattttatatgaaaaatgtggAGTTAATGTAAATTGTTGTGGTTCGGATGGTAATTATGAAGATGGTAATTATGAAGATGGTAATTATGAAGATGGTAATTATGAAGATGGTAATTATGAAGATGGTAATTATGAAGATGATAAATGTTTAAGTTCATTTGATGAATATGAAAgtgattatgataataatttttatgctGAACCTTCAGATTATAATTCTTCTGATGAAGAAGATTACATACAGGTaagaagaataaataaagaacaaGATGAAGGAGAAGGATTATgtattgtatataatattttgaaaaaattatttaaacataTTCATGCTCCAAGTTATTTACAAGGAATAcgattaaattattataaaataattttaatatccTTAGAAAAATTTCGCAATGAAATCATTACAGTTCCTAATTTTATTAACAAGATTCAAGTACAATTAGAAAACGAATCAGATCCTCGAAATATcttaattttatttgatataatttatcttttGTGTAATGCTTATATATCTCCTTTAGAAACGAGTGAAGATTTTATAAGTATAAATGAATACCATTTATATGAACAAAGGGATgatgaaattataaaagtgGTTAAAAGTAATGATGACGATGGGGATGTACccaaaagtaataataataataataataatgatgataataatgatgatgatgaggATGTACtcaaaagtaataataataataataataataataataatgataataataatgatcatcataataatattcataatgaTGTTGCtaaaaatcataataatgatgagaaaaggaaaaaagaatatataaatgatgagtCCTTATTTACTTATGACAAAGAAactaattatttaaaatccCTTATcgatatatcattttattatttccctatagaatttattaataatgatggtAGGTATGATAGTATTACAGAAGAAAATTTAGAAGAGTCTTTTTTTAGATGCCTTTTATCAAATAAGAGATTAGGGGCATATgttataatgaatatattagatcaattttataattctgAGAATGATGAAATAAGCGAGAAAAATTTGAAAAGTATCTTGAGAGCTTTAGAATTATGTGTACCATATTATGGTTGTGAGTGTGCATCTAAATTTATAACAACCGTTGTAGGTTTGATAGATTTAGAATGTGTAGAAAATAATTCAACCGATAAAATGGTTAGCTATTTTATTGATATACTTTTagtatttattaatatattaaataaagaacCTATATCGactaaatataatatatttaataaatatttatctagtatgtttaaaaaaattcaaaaatatgtaatattacaTAAGAGTACGTATGAAAATAGGAcctataatataaatgagaTTGTTGAAATTTTAAAGGGAAATAAggaaatacataaaaatggtgataataataaaaaatatatatatgatgataatcataaaaaatatatatatgatgataataataaaaaatatatatatgatgataatcataaaaaatatatatatgatgataatcataaaaaatatatatatgatgaatcCAAAATGGTTGTAGATATGAAGGAGGATACATATAGAATTATTAATTCATATGACTACTCGTCTCATAATTCTTCAGATAATGaggacaataataataattattttataaataccaatgaacataataaaaataatatgtatggaAGTGATGAAAGtgataaaaacatttttactataataaaagagaaaaatgaaattgaaaaaataaaagaaaagaaacagaaagaaaaaaagaaaaatagaataaaatTAGATAAATTCCCtgttttacaaaaaatattaatatctatatcaaaagaaaataattatatatttctgtaTATACTTTATACAATAGTAAAAccaatattaaaagaatgttattatttaatatgttttttaaCTAGCCAAAATGAAgttatgaaaaaatacatgaagaaaataaatgataacaataaaaacgataataataaaaacaataaaaatggtaataataaaaacaataaaaacggtaataataaaaaaagtaacaataataataataatctatGCAGTAATGAGGATAAAAAATTCTTTACGCgtaatgaaaaagaagaagaagaatcgaaatataatataagaataaaaaaattatttaatattttaacaagctatataaattttgtaaacaatattttagaaaataGTGTTGAAACATATAAagtcataaaatataatatatattttttaaacgaaatatatatagtaagagaaataataagaataggTGGAGACCtttttgttaataaataTCATGAATGTGGACTAGaactttttaatattcttataaatttaatatgtattcataataatgataatgtttTACAAAAGGAACTAAAttttgatgatgataatttatctatatatttaattaatacaaTCATTTCGTTTTTTTCTATTGTAGGTTTTAATAATGAATTAATCCAAATATCtgagtataaaaaaaaagaggtatatctttattacaaatgttataataaattatataatcttAAGATAGATAACAATTCTTTTAATTATACAGATTTATGGAGAGAACATATTTTACAAAactcttttaattttatggaagatataagaaaaaataatgaagaaaatgtacTAAATCAAAATTgtgaatttaataaaaataccttattattttttcttagtttaataaacaaaataataaaatataaatatatgcacattaaaaattatttaaatactATGTTGATAAATAtgtctttatttatattaaagatatatgtatgtaaggAGGAACATATGGATAGTTATATTGAgttgttaaaaaaattatgtccaatggataatataacatatattatatttgttattacgaatatatcatcttttattttacattatttttataaggaTGTGCAAAGGTTTAAGGAggattatatatgtataagaaGTGGTGATAATATATGTGGTGATAAAATATGTGGCGATAATATATGGGGTGACAATAtatgtgatgataatatatgtggTGATAATATATGTGGTGATAATATATGTGGTGACAATAtatgtgatgataatatatgtggTGATAATATATGTGGTGATAATATATGTGGTGATAATATATGTGGTGATAATATATGTGGTGATAATATATGTGGTGATAATATATGTGGTGATAATATATGTGGTGATAATATATGTGGTGATAATATATGTGGTGATAATATATGTGGTGATAATATATGTGGTGATAATATATGTGGTGATAATATATGTGGTGATAATATATGTGGTGATAAAATATGTGGTGATAATATATGTGGTGATAATATATGtggtgatgataaaaataaatctttaaataatataaatatgatagaaaaagataaagaGACATACAGTGACTTATTTCAATACATATACTACAAACAGAATTGTAATTACTGTTTAGATAAAAACATGTTAAAGGTAGGATATAGTTTAAAGTTTCCAAATTTGTTATttgaaaaaagtaaaaatgtaGAAGATGTAGCATGTAGAAAAGAAGAGGATTACGAAAAGGATATTAAAAAACCTGATTTTGAAGAAATaaaggataataatatttgtgtTTCGGGAAATGTACAAAATGTACAAGAGGAagacaataatattattaaaattatagtTAATTTAGATATGGATAATGATGAGATTGTTAAttatcattttaattttcttttaagtTTAAcgtatttacatttatattatagataTGTTAATGTTaccaatatattatttttagaagattataataaagataagACAATATTATCTCTTGAGAATattcaaaatgaaaatggatgtaagaataaaaaagaaatgttatatggaatatttatttctataaatattatggaGATTATGGACTtgtgtataaaatatatgtatgaagAAAGTGTGCTTAAcaaatttttatgtttaaaagaaatggaggatgagaaaaataaaatgagaaaaaataaaaggaacAATGTAATGGTTGAAAAggattatatgaaaataattgatgatgataaagagaatatattttattacagAAATTATTTGAACAAGATAAAagaatttatacatataaatcatataaatgattTAGAGATTACTGATTTTGATGATATTGGAGGAATCATATCAGGGGATAAGTACATTCCAGAAAATGATGGAAATAATGATAAGGATAAAAATttgaatatgataaataataatttatttaattatgatGTTTTGagctttaaaaaaaaaaaatttacgaATTTTAATTTGATAATTAATACAAAAGAGttgttatatatgttaagGATAATATTAAGtataaatattgtttataATAAGATAAAGAATGAATGTAATATTACCAAAAATAATAGacaagaaaaattattattttcattttgtaaatatatatattataaatggaAAGGAATTATGAATTatctttttatgtattttgataaaataaaaaataggaaaatatttttggAAAATTTAATTGATCATTGTTTAAATAAAGTAGATGaatgtataataaatttgGATCCTGTTAAGGGTGATATATATTGTgatacatttaaaaatatgtataatttggAACAtaatcattttcatcataatctttataatagtaataatattatgattcACAAAAAGTATGGGAACCatcctatatatttatataaatcctTGAACGTTTtactaatattttttattcctaCAATGTTAggtatagataataatataagtgaACGACATATATATGACTTGTTACATTTgtgtatgtacatatatatgttatatatgtataatgtgACCACAAGTTTTAAGGGAATAAGGGGTCCTTCAATGTTGAAAGAACAGGTAAAggaacaaaaagaaaagacAGGAGTTGAACGGAGTAACGAGGGTGTTGAGGAGGATGATTGTGGCGATGTGTACGTTACTCATGGtgatgaagataatgatggtgatgaagatgaagataatgatggtgatgaagatgaagataatgatgataatgatggtgatgaagatgaagataatgatgataatgatggtgatgaagataatggtggtgatgaagataatgatggtaatgatgatgatggtaatgatgatgatgatgataatgatgataataatgatgataataataatgataataatgatgataataatgatgataataataatgataataatgatgataacaataatgataataataatgatgatgatttttattatagTGATTGTGACTCCTATGATGATTATACCAAACGTGAAcgtacatttatttttaaaaaatctttcttttttaaaaaaaaaaaaaataaaataaataataatattattatgaataatgaTGTGTTAAAAAGTTATGATTCCTTTCTAAATTTTTTGAATGAGAAAAATAGAACGATGCTTTATTGtgtagaaaaaaatgatattattcataaaataaattatgatgTTATAAGAAATGCTTTACAATTTATTGATTTAGATTTATacgaaaatatatatcattgtGCTTTACAAGTACtttctataataatatataataaattatataaaacggAAGAActtaattatgtatatatccatatgaatataataaaatattgtacattaaaattaaaggatagtataatatttaaGATTGTCATTGAtcattttacaaatatatatcaagcacttgtaaataataatttaaaaaaaaataaatatgaagaaaacaaaaacaataataatataaataaaataaataaaataaatatctttTTACCAATagattcatttttaaaatttattagtaacacttttaattttacattttatgaggatgaaaaaattcaaagaaaaattatgaacaggtgtgattatgatattatgaatatacatGTGCAGGccctttttttccttttcgataatttatattgtaagaaagaaataattcatgataaaacaaaatatgatttatatttaacaCATGATTATTACAGTGATAAGattgattataaaaaaaattgttatactataaatgttcatatattagataatatatatacaaataaaatcatTGATGAAAAAACTGAAGATtgtaataagaaaataaattttagttggaaatatttaaaaaaaataaatattaatgtatataattctgttataattaaattaataaatatacaatcaTTATTTCAAATACATAAAGACAAGTCTTCTAGCTCTACCCATGAAGAGACGAgcgatttttattttatgtgtcatttttttatttccatatttcagatgttttctttattttatgatttaGGTTTATATCATATGCACAAACAGGAGGAaaagttaaaaaaagaaaagaaaagtagACACCATGATATgtcaaatgatatatatgacgAAGAAAATATCGAAAATATATACagaaatatgaataataaacgAGATAAGCatgtattaattatattttattatacctatacatcacatatatacaatacCTTATTTCCAAacgtatataatatagataccaatacattattttgtaataataattttaatagtatatattttcGACAACACGATGATTTTATGAATACTTACAAAAACTTTTTagttctttttctttatcatatgtataattatttatactttatcgacattacaaataaatttataacaataactcagtattttttcttaattaataaatttaatatttcttttgagAGTTCTTTATCGTATGATTTAATTCGAAATAAAAAGGAGGTCGTTGAATTTGTTGAAAAAAATGTAGATAATCTGTGTGGtggttataataaaaaggacaAGGATAATGATGCAAAATGTGGTGACAAATATGGTGACAAATATGGTGACAAATATGGTGACAAATATGGTGACAAATATGGTGACAAATATGGTGACAAATATGATGACAAATATGATAAcaaatatgatgataaatataatataataataaaaaaaaaagaactcGTTATTTCAAGCAACGAACACAATGTAGatacttataaaaataataaaataaattctatatatgatttaaacaaaataaaagataattctcctataatatataatgtaaaatataaaagaaaacaagaaaaaactAAAATTAATTGTAAATATCTTACTTTAATTAACTTGAAATTAATACTGTTATCATATATGTCCATCCAAGAAATTGTCgataagaattattattcCATCTtagaaatatgtatattaaaagGAATTAATAAAGTtgctaatttttttattaataagaaaGAATATTTGAGAAATAATAGAAAGTATATTACACAAGTTTTAAGATATAACAATGATATGGTGAAGGATATATTTACACGTgactacaaaaaaaaaaatagaaaaagaaaaggaaaaaaagaaaaaacaaaaatagaaagaaatataaaaaatgaattattatatgaagaaaatttagaaaatgaagaaaatgaatccataattcaaaatataatatatgatcaAATCTTACCATCATATagtgaatataaaaaattaataataaggaaaatTATTTCTATGAACTTTATTTTGTGTTTAcgattattatatttaattattaatactctaaattattttttaaaatatgagaataaaatatatcataaggaacaaaatgaagaaaatataaaaatcttaaaaaaaaatatttatttcttattatcttataaaagcataattatgaaaaatgttATGAAAATGCTTGTTTCTGTACCTCTAGGTTTAATAAGATATCTATGTGTGTGTgtcttatatattatatctttttttaattaccATTCATTTCTTTCTTACGAAACGATTCAAGAt aTTAATTGGTATTTATCCATAGCTTCAAACGATCCTCATAAAAAAGTCAGAAAAATGGTAGTCTTGTGTAGAACAAGGTGGATGTAA